One segment of Aquimarina sp. BL5 DNA contains the following:
- the argH gene encoding argininosuccinate lyase yields MKLWDKGLPTDQKIDMFTVGNDRQLDLVIAKYDIQATLAHAKMLHKIELLSDQDISAIEEELDMLAKQVEEGTFVIEDQFEDVHSKIEFELTKKIGDAGKKIHTARSRNDQVLVAMHLYLKDELVAIKSQVKELSENLLSTAEKYKEVLVPGYTHLQIAMPSSFGLWFSAYAESFVDDLYFVNAALKVVDQNPLGSAAGYGSSFPIDREFTTKELGFETLKYNVVAAQMSRGKSEKSTAYAMSSVAGTLSKLAMDVCLYMSQNFDFMSIPSELTTGSSIMPHKKNPDVFELIRGKCNKVQALPYELSLLTNNLPSGYHRDLQLLKEGIVPAIQDLKACLEMAIYALKSITVNETILEDSKYDYLFSVDTLNELVMKGMSFRDAYVKIGLDIENGNYKPEKNTKHSHIGSINNLCLDHIKEKLDSV; encoded by the coding sequence ATGAAACTTTGGGATAAAGGATTACCAACAGACCAAAAGATAGATATGTTTACTGTCGGTAATGACAGACAACTAGATTTGGTAATTGCTAAATATGATATACAAGCGACCTTGGCGCACGCTAAGATGTTGCATAAGATTGAGCTACTCTCCGATCAGGATATTTCTGCAATTGAAGAAGAACTAGATATGTTGGCAAAGCAAGTTGAAGAAGGCACTTTTGTAATTGAAGATCAGTTTGAAGATGTACATTCTAAAATTGAATTCGAACTAACAAAAAAGATAGGAGACGCAGGGAAAAAAATCCATACGGCTAGATCCAGAAATGATCAAGTTTTGGTAGCGATGCATTTATATCTAAAGGATGAACTAGTAGCTATCAAGTCTCAGGTTAAAGAATTATCAGAAAACCTATTAAGTACAGCAGAAAAATATAAAGAAGTGCTCGTGCCAGGATATACACATCTTCAGATTGCAATGCCATCTTCATTTGGTTTATGGTTTTCAGCCTATGCAGAGAGTTTTGTAGATGATTTGTATTTTGTGAATGCCGCACTAAAAGTTGTAGATCAAAATCCATTAGGTAGTGCCGCCGGATACGGAAGTTCATTTCCCATTGACAGAGAATTTACTACGAAAGAATTAGGTTTTGAAACGCTAAAATATAATGTGGTAGCTGCACAAATGAGCAGAGGAAAATCCGAAAAATCTACCGCTTATGCAATGAGTAGTGTAGCAGGAACACTCTCTAAACTAGCAATGGATGTTTGTCTCTATATGAGTCAGAATTTTGATTTTATGAGCATTCCATCAGAGTTAACTACGGGTTCTAGTATTATGCCACATAAAAAGAATCCAGATGTGTTTGAACTTATAAGAGGAAAGTGTAATAAAGTTCAAGCGTTACCTTATGAGTTAAGCTTGTTGACTAACAACTTGCCTAGCGGTTATCATAGAGATTTACAATTGCTTAAAGAAGGAATTGTTCCAGCAATTCAAGATCTAAAAGCATGTTTAGAAATGGCAATCTATGCGCTAAAAAGTATTACGGTAAATGAGACTATTTTAGAAGATTCTAAATATGATTATTTGTTTAGTGTAGATACATTAAATGAATTAGTGATGAAAGGAATGTCCTTTAGAGATGCGTATGTGAAAATTGGACTAGATATCGAAAACGGAAATTACAAACCAGAAAAAAATACGAAGCATAGTCATATAGGAAGTATAAATAATTTGTGTTTAGATCATATTAAAGAAAAACTAGATTCAGTGTAG
- a CDS encoding M20 family metallo-hydrolase produces MIEELTNKAIKLLHTLIETQSFSSEEEGTANLIENWFNQYDIPFERENNNIWAYNKYFDETKPTILLNSHHDTVKPNGNYTNDPFRAFVEDGKLYGLGSNDAGGCLVSLITTFTYFYNKDNLKYNLVIAASAEEESSGPLGLKSILKYLKNVEFAIVGEPTLMQLAIAEKGLLVLDVSVKGTASHAAHPNNDNAIYNTLEIIEWFKNYKFEKSSETLGDVKMTVTQVSAGNQHNVVPSHCDLVVDIRVNDKYKNEEVLEMVKQAMPKNVEVKPRSLHLGSSSIPKDHAIVKSGIALGRTTYGSPTLSDQSVLSCPSLKLGPGDSTRSHSADEFIYVDEIKEGVDLYIKILEGIV; encoded by the coding sequence ATGATAGAAGAATTAACAAACAAAGCCATTAAGCTTTTACATACATTGATCGAAACGCAGTCTTTTTCTTCAGAAGAGGAGGGAACTGCAAATTTGATTGAGAATTGGTTTAATCAATACGATATCCCTTTCGAAAGAGAAAACAATAATATTTGGGCGTACAATAAATATTTTGATGAAACGAAGCCGACTATTTTACTGAACTCTCATCACGATACCGTAAAGCCTAATGGTAATTATACAAATGATCCTTTCAGAGCATTTGTAGAAGATGGTAAATTATATGGATTGGGAAGTAATGATGCTGGAGGGTGCTTAGTATCTTTAATAACAACATTTACTTATTTCTACAATAAAGATAATTTGAAATATAACTTAGTGATAGCGGCGTCCGCAGAAGAAGAGAGTAGTGGTCCTTTAGGTCTTAAAAGTATCCTGAAGTATTTAAAAAATGTTGAATTCGCTATTGTTGGAGAACCAACACTAATGCAATTGGCCATTGCAGAGAAAGGATTACTTGTATTAGATGTGTCTGTTAAAGGAACCGCAAGTCACGCTGCACATCCTAATAACGATAATGCTATTTATAATACACTTGAAATAATTGAATGGTTTAAGAATTACAAATTCGAAAAAAGTTCTGAAACTTTAGGAGATGTAAAAATGACAGTTACACAAGTTAGTGCGGGTAACCAGCATAATGTAGTACCATCTCATTGTGATTTAGTAGTTGATATTAGAGTAAACGATAAATACAAAAATGAAGAGGTTTTGGAAATGGTGAAACAAGCTATGCCCAAAAATGTTGAGGTAAAACCAAGATCGTTACATTTAGGATCTTCATCAATACCAAAAGATCATGCTATTGTTAAATCTGGCATCGCTTTAGGTAGAACGACCTATGGATCACCAACCCTATCAGATCAATCAGTATTGAGTTGTCCGTCTCTAAAATTAGGACCGGGAGATTCTACAAGATCACATTCTGCAGATGAATTTATATATGTGGATGAAATCAAAGAAGGTGTAGATTTATATATTAAAATTTTAGAAGGAATAGTATAA
- the argB gene encoding acetylglutamate kinase, translating to MEIKQKLLVAKIGGNIIEDENALNSFLQDFSKIEEPKILIHGGGKSATKLASRLGVKTEMIDGRRITSAENLDIVVMTYAGLLNKTIVSGLQKHNCNALGLTGTDANVISAAKRPVKFVDYGFVGDVTKVNAEVIKGFLELDIVPVFCAVTHDGNGQLFNTNADTIASEIASAMSDYYKVSLFYCFELQGVLENIADKDSVIEHIDLEKYNQLRDAEVIADGMLPKLQNCFDALQKKVSKVHIANADFIKDKTIKHTTLSL from the coding sequence ATGGAGATAAAACAAAAATTATTGGTAGCTAAGATTGGAGGAAATATCATCGAAGATGAAAATGCTTTAAACTCCTTTTTGCAAGATTTTTCTAAAATTGAAGAGCCTAAAATTTTAATCCACGGAGGTGGAAAATCAGCAACTAAATTAGCTTCCAGATTAGGAGTGAAAACGGAGATGATTGATGGAAGGAGAATTACTTCTGCAGAGAATTTGGATATTGTAGTGATGACCTATGCAGGATTGTTAAATAAAACCATCGTTTCTGGTTTACAGAAGCATAATTGTAATGCATTGGGACTCACAGGAACGGATGCCAATGTTATAAGTGCAGCTAAAAGACCAGTGAAGTTTGTTGATTATGGATTCGTAGGTGATGTTACAAAGGTAAATGCAGAGGTAATCAAAGGATTTTTAGAATTAGATATAGTACCTGTTTTTTGCGCTGTCACTCATGATGGTAATGGACAATTGTTTAATACGAATGCCGATACCATTGCTTCCGAAATAGCTTCTGCAATGAGTGATTATTATAAGGTGTCACTCTTTTATTGTTTCGAATTACAAGGAGTTTTAGAAAATATAGCAGATAAAGATTCTGTAATAGAGCATATTGATTTAGAAAAGTATAATCAATTAAGAGATGCAGAGGTTATTGCAGATGGCATGTTGCCAAAACTTCAAAATTGTTTTGATGCGTTACAGAAAAAAGTAAGTAAGGTACATATAGCAAATGCAGATTTTATAAAAGATAAAACCATAAAACACACAACTTTGAGTCTATAA
- a CDS encoding N-acetylornithine carbamoyltransferase — MNNYFSIKDIDSLNNWVNEAIEMKQNPLSDKTLGEDKTIGLLFFNPSLRTRLSTQKAALNLGMNVIVMNFTGEGWSLEYGDGTVMDQGNSEHVKEAAQVVSQYCDVLAIRAFAKLDNREEDYQEKVLKSFIQYATIPVINMESATGHPLQALTDAITIAEHKPKHKPKIVLSWAPHPKALPQAVANSFVEMAQQLDADFVITHPVGFELASQITNKVPIEYDQENALKDADFVYVKNWSSYTDYGKSSQDQSWKITEEKMKSTNNAKFMHCLPVRRNVVIDDAVIDSENSIVIEQANNRTYAAQLVLKKILENK, encoded by the coding sequence ATGAATAATTATTTTTCAATAAAAGATATCGATTCACTAAATAATTGGGTGAATGAAGCTATTGAGATGAAGCAAAATCCTTTGTCCGATAAAACTTTAGGAGAAGACAAAACCATTGGGTTATTGTTCTTTAATCCAAGCTTACGTACAAGGCTGAGTACTCAAAAAGCGGCTTTAAACCTTGGTATGAATGTAATCGTCATGAATTTTACTGGAGAAGGCTGGTCTTTAGAATATGGAGATGGAACAGTAATGGATCAGGGAAATTCGGAACATGTAAAAGAAGCAGCTCAAGTAGTTTCTCAGTATTGTGATGTGTTGGCAATCAGAGCTTTTGCAAAATTAGATAATAGAGAAGAAGATTATCAAGAAAAGGTACTTAAGAGTTTTATCCAGTATGCTACGATTCCTGTAATTAATATGGAAAGCGCTACGGGTCATCCTTTACAGGCATTAACAGATGCTATTACAATAGCAGAACATAAGCCAAAACACAAACCAAAGATTGTACTATCGTGGGCACCGCATCCAAAAGCCTTACCGCAGGCAGTTGCTAATTCTTTTGTAGAAATGGCGCAACAATTGGATGCCGATTTTGTAATTACCCACCCAGTGGGATTTGAGTTAGCCAGTCAGATTACCAATAAGGTGCCCATAGAGTACGATCAAGAGAATGCATTGAAAGATGCAGATTTCGTATATGTGAAGAATTGGAGTTCTTATACGGATTATGGAAAATCATCTCAAGATCAGAGCTGGAAAATTACAGAAGAGAAAATGAAATCAACTAATAATGCAAAGTTTATGCATTGTTTACCTGTAAGAAGAAATGTGGTTATAGATGATGCGGTTATTGATAGTGAGAACTCGATTGTAATTGAACAGGCAAATAATAGAACCTATGCTGCTCAATTAGTGTTAAAGAAGATATTAGAAAATAAGTAA